The Corynebacterium camporealensis genome contains a region encoding:
- a CDS encoding MFS transporter, with protein MNKRLNRALRDYTRESTPVQRWTFFAFISLGLLMIGLDNSILYTALPQLSEQLGATETQQLWIINAYALVISGLLLGTGTLGDRVGHRRMFLIGLVIFGIASLTAAFAPNAWALVAARAFLGFGAAVMMPATLALIRHTFADEVERNTAIGIWGSAAVTGAAAGPTVGGFLLEHFWWGSVFLINVPITIVAFLFTLWLGPPNQPNPDKHWDFPSAFYALVTLTSLVLAIKTAASTNPNWAGVAVAALVCIVFGTIFARRQHKLDDPLLLFDIFRSRIFTGGVLAAGGAMFALAGLEMTTTQKLQLVDLFSPLEAGLIISGMAVAAIPSSAAGGALLHRVGFLPLISGGFVVLACAMGTAWWAGRHDIFWLFAVAMIIGGLGTGFAMSVCSTAIIGGAPLNRTGMAAGVEEVSYEFGTLISIALTGSMLPLLMELNLPAEHAALDVSALYDPATQPLAAPAFNDAYLSIVAFLAVFVLILAAVTAWCFRDNPKSGGAHAAH; from the coding sequence CCTGCCACAACTGAGTGAGCAGCTCGGCGCAACGGAGACACAGCAGCTGTGGATCATCAATGCCTACGCGCTGGTCATCTCCGGTTTGTTGCTGGGCACCGGCACCCTCGGTGACCGCGTGGGCCACCGCCGCATGTTCCTCATCGGTCTGGTCATTTTCGGCATTGCGTCGCTGACCGCCGCTTTCGCCCCGAATGCCTGGGCACTGGTTGCTGCCCGCGCCTTCCTGGGCTTTGGTGCCGCGGTCATGATGCCCGCTACCCTGGCGCTGATTCGCCACACCTTCGCCGATGAGGTTGAGCGCAACACCGCCATCGGCATTTGGGGTTCTGCCGCGGTCACCGGCGCTGCCGCGGGCCCGACCGTCGGCGGCTTCCTCCTAGAGCACTTCTGGTGGGGCTCGGTCTTCCTCATCAACGTGCCGATCACCATCGTCGCGTTCCTCTTCACCCTGTGGCTCGGCCCGCCGAACCAACCCAACCCGGACAAGCACTGGGACTTCCCTTCCGCGTTCTACGCACTGGTCACGCTCACCTCGCTAGTGCTGGCTATCAAGACTGCCGCTAGCACCAATCCGAACTGGGCGGGCGTCGCCGTCGCCGCGTTGGTCTGCATTGTCTTCGGCACGATCTTCGCCCGTCGTCAGCACAAGCTCGACGACCCACTGCTGCTTTTCGATATCTTCCGCTCCCGCATATTCACCGGCGGCGTCCTTGCTGCCGGTGGCGCGATGTTTGCACTGGCTGGCCTGGAAATGACCACCACGCAGAAACTCCAGCTCGTCGACCTCTTCAGCCCATTGGAGGCGGGTCTGATCATCTCGGGTATGGCTGTGGCTGCCATTCCCTCATCAGCTGCCGGCGGCGCCCTCCTGCACCGCGTCGGTTTCTTACCACTGATTAGCGGCGGCTTTGTCGTCCTCGCCTGTGCCATGGGCACTGCTTGGTGGGCTGGTCGCCATGACATCTTCTGGCTCTTCGCCGTGGCCATGATCATCGGTGGCCTGGGCACAGGCTTTGCGATGTCCGTCTGCTCCACCGCCATCATCGGCGGTGCACCACTCAACCGCACCGGCATGGCCGCTGGCGTCGAGGAGGTCTCTTACGAGTTCGGTACGCTCATCTCTATTGCACTGACCGGTTCGATGTTGCCACTGCTCATGGAGCTGAACCTGCCTGCTGAGCACGCCGCGCTAGATGTTTCCGCGCTCTACGACCCGGCCACGCAACCCCTGGCGGCGCCTGCATTTAACGATGCCTACCTCAGCATCGTCGCTTTCCTCGCCGTCTTTGTCCTTATCCTCGCCGCGGTCACCGCCTGGTGCTTCCGCGATAACCCCAAGTCAGGTGGCGCCCATGCCGCGCACTAG
- a CDS encoding HigA family addiction module antitoxin gives MTSNTNSTLIAPTHPGEVLLKDFIEGFGITQDKLATSIKVPARRINEIVHGKRSITADTALRLARYFGTTENYWMSLQSDYELRIGRSKLEEQLQDIVPISAA, from the coding sequence ATGACCTCGAATACGAACTCTACGCTCATTGCACCAACTCACCCCGGCGAAGTCCTACTTAAAGACTTCATCGAGGGTTTTGGAATCACCCAAGACAAGCTTGCAACTTCTATAAAAGTCCCGGCGCGCCGGATTAACGAGATTGTCCACGGCAAGCGCAGCATCACCGCCGATACTGCACTTCGCCTTGCGCGTTACTTCGGAACCACCGAGAACTATTGGATGAGCCTTCAATCCGACTATGAACTTCGCATCGGCCGTTCCAAACTCGAAGAACAACTACAGGACATCGTCCCGATTAGCGCTGCCTAG